A single window of Malus sylvestris chromosome 5, drMalSylv7.2, whole genome shotgun sequence DNA harbors:
- the LOC126621105 gene encoding uncharacterized protein LOC126621105 — MINSRRGNTKKMSYYNICASNKLLKMSYIILFNLLIIGSSLITRSISMGMADIIDDHGGQGGGGRGGGVVQVHQDEMNNNPLEQLMSSQEDMMQVAGYGEEKLSTVLITGSVHCEEACIDHNNLNILHPDQTDRDQLHLHAWPLSGVLVSVNCRVSGRRKSSLAQGITDEFGVFMIDLPSNLHAIPNLDKTCCVRVLGIPKNAQCRPASVRRHKGLKLSSVGNGIRTYTAGRIRFQHLTSKPSQACVEEASNNNKI, encoded by the exons ATGATCAACTCACGTAGAGGAAACACAAAGAAGATGAGCTACTACAATATTTGCGCCTCCAACAAGCTTCTGAAGATGAGCTACATCATTTTATTCAACTTATTAATCATCGGCAGCAGCCTCATCACGAGATCGATTTCAATGGGGATGGCGGATATTATTGATGATCACGGAGgacaaggaggaggaggaagaggaggaggagtggTACAAGTACATCAGGATGAAATGAATAATAACCCGTTAGAGCAGCTGATGTCCAGCCAAGAAGATATGATGCAGGTTGCTGGATATGGAGAAGAGAAGCTTTCCACCGTCCTTATTACAGGCTCCGTCCATTGCGAGGAGGCTTGTATTGATCATAATAATTTGAATATTTTGCATCCTGATCAAACTGATCGTGAtcagcttcatcttcatgcatGGCCTCTATCAG GTGTTTTGGTGTCCGTCAATTGCCGTGTCAGCGGGAGAAGAAAATCCAGTTTGGCACAAGGCATCACAGacgaatttggggttttcatgaTCGATCTTCCTTCCAATCTGCATGCAATTCCCAACTTGGACAAAACGTGTTGTGTTCGAGTACTTGGAATACCAAAGAATGCACAATGCCGACCCGCTTCCGTCAGGAGGCACAAAGGACTCAAACTATCGTCCGTTGGTAATGGCATCCGAACCTACACTGCCGGCAGGATAAGGTTCCAGCATTTGACCTCTAAACCTTCACAAGCATGCGTTGAGGAAGCAAGCAACAACAATAAGATATGA